From the genome of Variovorax sp. RA8, one region includes:
- the hpaR gene encoding homoprotocatechuate degradation operon regulator HpaR, protein MNTTFVHRNLPRLLLQAREAVMAHTRPSLREHGLSDQQWRVLRVLGEHGLVETGRVAREAFILGPSLTGVLARMERDGLIRRARDPADQRRTVVEATAKGMRMVRQLSRSIEDHYAWMEKSLGKQKLSQLYVLLDEVIELEQP, encoded by the coding sequence ATGAACACTACCTTCGTCCATCGCAACCTGCCCCGCCTGCTGCTGCAGGCCCGCGAGGCGGTCATGGCGCACACCCGGCCCAGCCTGCGCGAGCACGGCCTGAGCGACCAGCAATGGCGCGTGTTGCGGGTGCTGGGCGAGCACGGGCTGGTCGAGACCGGCCGCGTCGCGCGCGAGGCCTTCATCCTCGGCCCCAGCCTGACCGGCGTGCTCGCGCGCATGGAGCGCGACGGCCTGATCCGCCGCGCGCGCGATCCCGCCGACCAGCGCCGCACCGTCGTCGAGGCCACGGCCAAGGGCATGCGCATGGTCCGGCAGCTCTCGCGCAGCATCGAGGATCACTACGCGTGGATGGAGAAGTCGCTGGGCAAGCAGAAGCTGTCGCAGCTCTACGTGCTGCTCGACGAAGTGATCGAACTGGAGCAACCATGA
- a CDS encoding fumarylacetoacetate hydrolase family protein, producing MSRTAAPKANSTAAEGEGTPVSRTAVPKANSTAAAGEGTPASFLPIGTVYGVLLNFRAEFEALAPQMTQPPYKAPPRAPVLYVKTANTWSPHGSAIAVPARIPEVEVGATIAMVIGADGDVEGFVPMNDLSIPHASFFRPPVKFKCVDGFLGIGPAMRDAQEVADPAEFRLEVRINGELRQSVDFSHLMRNAAQLLADVSEFMTLAHGDVLMLGCDAGRPLARPGDRIEISAPGFETLVNTLVGEAA from the coding sequence ATGAGCCGCACGGCCGCTCCGAAGGCGAATAGCACCGCAGCCGAAGGCGAAGGTACTCCAGTGAGCCGCACGGCCGTTCCGAAGGCGAATAGCACCGCAGCCGCAGGCGAAGGTACTCCAGCGAGCTTCCTGCCCATCGGAACGGTCTATGGCGTGCTGCTCAACTTCCGCGCGGAGTTCGAGGCACTTGCGCCGCAGATGACGCAGCCGCCCTACAAGGCGCCGCCCAGGGCACCGGTGCTGTACGTGAAGACGGCCAACACCTGGAGCCCCCATGGCAGCGCGATTGCCGTGCCAGCGCGCATCCCGGAGGTCGAAGTCGGCGCCACCATCGCGATGGTGATCGGCGCCGACGGCGACGTCGAAGGCTTCGTGCCGATGAACGATCTCTCGATCCCGCACGCGAGCTTCTTCCGTCCGCCGGTCAAGTTCAAGTGCGTGGACGGTTTCCTGGGCATCGGCCCCGCGATGCGCGACGCGCAGGAGGTGGCGGACCCGGCCGAGTTCAGGCTCGAGGTCCGCATCAACGGCGAACTGCGCCAGTCGGTCGACTTCTCGCACCTCATGCGCAACGCGGCGCAATTGCTGGCCGACGTGAGCGAGTTCATGACGCTCGCGCACGGCGATGTGCTGATGCTGGGTTGCGACGCAGGCCGTCCGCTCGCCCGCCCCGGCGACCGCATCGAGATCAGCGCGCCGGGCTTCGAGACGCTGGTCAACACGCTCGTGGGAGAGGCGGCATGA
- a CDS encoding glycerate kinase yields MQPMNFGKVFVPLAGLLLLGASYRAYGWAGVAFAGGAIIMFLLMHFNRTMQVLKRAADRPIGTVASAVMLNAKLKPKVTLLHVIAMTRALGEQRTPKDAQPEVYRWTDNGGSWVDATFVNGKLIEWKLVRPEAPAENDEQPADPPNADAVKPGAADALRPPV; encoded by the coding sequence ATGCAGCCCATGAATTTCGGGAAAGTCTTCGTACCCCTCGCGGGCCTGCTTCTGCTCGGCGCCTCTTATCGCGCCTATGGATGGGCGGGCGTCGCCTTCGCCGGCGGCGCAATCATCATGTTCCTGCTGATGCATTTCAACCGCACCATGCAGGTCCTGAAGCGCGCGGCCGACCGGCCCATCGGCACGGTGGCGAGTGCCGTGATGCTCAACGCCAAGCTCAAGCCCAAGGTGACCCTGCTCCATGTGATCGCGATGACCCGCGCGCTCGGCGAGCAGCGCACGCCCAAGGATGCGCAGCCCGAGGTCTATCGCTGGACCGACAACGGCGGCTCCTGGGTCGACGCCACCTTCGTCAACGGCAAGCTGATCGAATGGAAGCTGGTGCGCCCCGAGGCGCCGGCCGAGAACGACGAGCAGCCGGCCGACCCGCCGAACGCGGACGCCGTCAAGCCCGGTGCCGCCGACGCCCTGCGCCCGCCCGTCTAG
- a CDS encoding branched-chain amino acid transaminase, with amino-acid sequence MSALPPALDDRDGKIWMDGDLVEWRDAKIHVLSHTLHYGCGAFEGVRAYKTVDGTAIFRLAEHTERLFNSAKILRMKIPFTPEQLNEAQKQVVRANNLESCYLRPLVWIGSEKLGVSPKGNRIHAMVAAWAWGAYLGDEGMKRGIRVKTSSYTRHHVNITMTQAKAVSNYSNSILANMEALDDGYDEALLLDASGFVSEGAGENIFVVKGGVVYTPDLSAGALNGITRNTILHICKDLGIEVVQKRITRDEVYIAEEAFFTGTAAEVTPIRELDRVEIGQGSRGPVTEKIQSAFFDIVNGRNPKYAHWLTKV; translated from the coding sequence ATGAGCGCGCTGCCCCCTGCACTGGACGATCGTGATGGAAAGATCTGGATGGACGGTGATCTCGTGGAGTGGCGCGACGCCAAGATCCACGTGCTGAGCCACACGCTGCACTACGGCTGCGGCGCCTTCGAGGGGGTCAGGGCCTACAAGACGGTCGACGGCACCGCGATCTTCCGCCTGGCCGAGCACACCGAGCGGCTCTTCAACAGCGCCAAGATCCTGCGCATGAAGATCCCCTTCACGCCCGAGCAGCTCAACGAGGCGCAGAAGCAGGTGGTGCGCGCCAACAATCTGGAGAGCTGCTACCTGCGCCCGCTGGTGTGGATCGGCTCCGAGAAGCTCGGCGTAAGCCCCAAGGGCAACCGCATCCACGCGATGGTCGCGGCCTGGGCCTGGGGCGCCTACCTGGGCGACGAAGGCATGAAGCGCGGCATCCGCGTCAAGACCTCGAGCTACACGCGCCACCACGTCAACATCACCATGACGCAGGCCAAGGCGGTGAGCAACTACAGCAACTCCATCCTCGCCAATATGGAAGCACTGGACGACGGCTACGACGAGGCGCTGCTGCTCGACGCGTCCGGCTTCGTGAGCGAGGGCGCGGGCGAGAACATCTTCGTGGTCAAGGGCGGCGTGGTCTACACGCCCGACCTGTCGGCCGGCGCGCTGAACGGCATCACGCGCAACACCATCCTCCACATCTGCAAGGACCTCGGCATCGAGGTGGTGCAGAAGCGCATCACGCGCGACGAGGTCTACATCGCCGAGGAAGCCTTCTTCACCGGCACCGCGGCCGAGGTCACGCCCATCCGCGAGCTCGACCGCGTCGAGATCGGGCAGGGTTCGCGCGGCCCCGTCACCGAGAAGATCCAGAGTGCCTTCTTCGACATCGTGAACGGCCGCAATCCCAAGTACGCCCACTGGCTCACCAAGGTCTGA
- a CDS encoding autotransporter-associated beta strand repeat-containing protein, giving the protein MVEFNKVISGTGSVERSGPGIVALSGTNTYSGTTDIYNGTLQAGAANAFSPNSAVTLGYNSTLDLNNFSQTIRSLASVLPGSGSVTLGGGTLTAGDNNNTTFRGVISGSGGLTKRGSGTLNLSGTNTYAGPTAINVGTLQAGAANAFSPNSAVTLAGQNSYGGGTDLKQGGIAVGTNSALGTGELAMHEGTTLRFAADGLTLANPIAFTDAVDPIIDTGPFTATLTGAITGPGDLSKIGSGTLVLSGANSYSGATAVTEGTLRAGAANTFSPASAHSVAAGATLDLAGFSQGIGALTNAGTVSLIGSAPGTTLTFTGPYVGNNGLLRLGTFLGDSASISDRLVLSGLAAVASGRTTVQVVNLGGLGALTTGNGIELVSALSLYGEVGKLWASGGDTRVKSQLNASAGLRVRW; this is encoded by the coding sequence GTGGTCGAGTTCAACAAGGTCATCAGCGGCACCGGCAGCGTGGAAAGAAGCGGCCCGGGGATAGTGGCCCTGTCCGGGACGAACACCTATAGTGGGACGACAGACATCTACAACGGCACGCTGCAAGCCGGGGCGGCGAATGCCTTCAGTCCCAACAGCGCGGTGACGCTCGGCTACAACAGCACACTGGACCTGAACAACTTCAGCCAGACCATCCGCAGCCTCGCCAGCGTGCTCCCCGGCTCCGGCTCCGTGACCCTGGGCGGCGGCACGCTGACGGCTGGAGACAACAACAACACCACCTTCAGAGGCGTGATATCTGGAAGCGGCGGACTGACCAAGAGAGGGTCCGGAACACTGAACCTCTCCGGCACCAACACCTACGCCGGGCCGACAGCCATCAACGTAGGCACCCTGCAAGCCGGGGCGGCGAATGCCTTCAGCCCCAACAGCGCGGTGACCCTCGCCGGCCAGAACAGCTACGGCGGCGGCACCGATCTCAAGCAAGGCGGCATTGCCGTCGGCACCAACAGCGCCTTGGGCACTGGGGAGCTCGCCATGCATGAAGGCACCACACTGCGCTTTGCTGCCGACGGCCTCACCCTGGCCAATCCCATCGCCTTCACCGATGCCGTCGATCCCATCATCGACACCGGCCCCTTCACCGCCACGCTCACCGGCGCCATCACAGGGCCTGGGGACCTCAGCAAGATCGGGAGCGGCACGCTCGTTCTCTCGGGCGCCAACAGCTACAGCGGCGCCACCGCCGTCACCGAAGGCACCCTGCGCGCCGGTGCTGCCAATACCTTCAGCCCGGCCTCTGCCCACAGTGTTGCCGCAGGTGCCACCCTTGACCTTGCGGGCTTCAGCCAGGGCATCGGTGCCCTTACCAACGCCGGCACCGTCTCCCTCATCGGCAGTGCGCCGGGCACCACTCTTACCTTCACTGGCCCCTACGTGGGCAACAACGGCCTGCTGCGCCTGGGCACTTTCCTCGGAGACAGCGCGAGCATCAGCGACCGGCTCGTCCTCAGCGGCCTCGCCGCCGTGGCCAGCGGGCGCACCACCGTGCAGGTCGTCAACCTCGGCGGCCTGGGGGCGCTCACCACCGGCAACGGCATCGAACTGGTGAGTGCGCTCAGCCTCTATGGCGAAGTGGGCAAGCTGTGGGCTTCGGGTGGCGACACGCGCGTGAAGTCGCAGCTCAATGCCTCGGCGGGGTTGCGGGTGCGCTGGTAG
- a CDS encoding O-antigen ligase family protein, translating into MQRSQLVRPAAMFWGLTVFMPVGVPYLAALLMLAALLVAGDWRERARRLRANPMWWPIVAYVAWTLVVLALRPWYPQTPSNLAHGLRIAATLLMALALTREEAIWALRGFLLMALFNIVLIAMFWSAIFLKIYFPVLEPWRGVIFLIGNKSISNALLFTILGATAAVFGLQALSERRPLRGVAAFAVTLAVIVIITFSLPSRTSLLALLLVIPAVCVHQWRRQLKVLALVMVAGGVIVAVGLWNSPAVQQKFELGVQELEAAQAGAVSEGSWVVRYYMYRDTGRMILDRPFTGWGIGGWTEQWHLRGPELLADYNMPHNDFLWMGSQAGIPGALTLLAILLTGVWVAWRRDDLYGRYAFAAQLIALIATNANSALRDAQIGLSLLWVSTIYLRLAQEPGDSWRGLIPRRARAALSGDAPPPRRP; encoded by the coding sequence ATGCAGAGATCGCAACTCGTCCGCCCCGCGGCCATGTTCTGGGGGCTGACGGTGTTCATGCCGGTCGGCGTTCCTTATCTCGCAGCCTTGCTGATGCTTGCCGCCTTGCTCGTGGCCGGGGATTGGCGCGAGCGCGCGCGGCGGCTGCGCGCCAATCCGATGTGGTGGCCGATCGTGGCCTATGTGGCCTGGACGCTGGTGGTGCTGGCGCTGCGGCCCTGGTATCCGCAGACGCCGTCGAACCTGGCCCATGGCCTGCGCATCGCCGCCACGCTGCTGATGGCGTTGGCCCTCACGCGCGAGGAGGCGATCTGGGCGTTGCGGGGCTTCCTGCTCATGGCGCTCTTCAACATCGTCCTGATCGCGATGTTCTGGTCGGCGATCTTCCTGAAGATCTATTTCCCGGTGCTGGAGCCCTGGCGCGGCGTGATCTTCCTGATCGGCAACAAGTCGATCAGCAACGCGCTGCTGTTCACCATCCTGGGCGCGACCGCGGCCGTATTCGGCTTGCAGGCGCTCTCGGAGCGCCGGCCGCTGCGCGGGGTGGCCGCCTTCGCGGTGACGCTGGCGGTGATCGTGATCATCACCTTCAGCCTGCCCTCGCGCACCTCGCTGCTGGCTCTGCTGCTGGTGATCCCGGCGGTCTGCGTGCACCAGTGGCGGCGGCAGCTCAAGGTGCTTGCGTTGGTGATGGTGGCGGGCGGCGTGATCGTGGCCGTGGGCCTCTGGAACTCGCCGGCGGTGCAGCAGAAGTTCGAGCTCGGCGTGCAGGAGCTCGAAGCCGCCCAGGCCGGCGCGGTGTCGGAAGGCAGCTGGGTGGTGCGCTACTACATGTACCGCGATACCGGACGCATGATCCTCGACCGGCCCTTCACCGGCTGGGGCATCGGCGGCTGGACCGAGCAGTGGCATCTGCGCGGGCCCGAGCTGCTGGCCGACTACAACATGCCGCACAACGATTTCCTGTGGATGGGCTCGCAGGCCGGCATTCCGGGCGCGCTGACCTTGCTGGCCATCCTGCTGACGGGCGTGTGGGTGGCCTGGCGGCGCGACGACCTGTACGGCCGCTACGCCTTCGCCGCGCAGCTGATCGCGCTGATCGCGACCAATGCGAACTCGGCCCTGCGCGATGCGCAGATCGGGCTCAGCCTGCTGTGGGTGTCGACGATCTACCTGCGGCTTGCGCAGGAGCCCGGCGATTCGTGGCGCGGGTTGATCCCGCGCCGGGCGAGGGCCGCCCTCAGTGGCGATGCCCCACCGCCTCGCCGGCCCTGA
- a CDS encoding recombination-associated protein RdgC, with protein MSVFKNVIVYRIESTWSQTLTDAEQRLDAFRFVPCSPSQEKAAGWTEPRGEAHGPLVESVGGQWLLEYMIESKTLPGSVVRRKVEERAAQIEATTGRKPGKKEKKELKEDITQELLPLAFTRHVRIAVWIDPAARRLVVNASNAARADEVVTSLVKALEGFAVAQINTQVEPAVAMSDWLSTQEPPAGFTIDRECELKATDESKAVVRYAKHPLDIDEVRQHIADGKRPTRLAMTWDDRVSFELTEGMQLRKIVFLEGTLDEAPGSAKEDNFDADAAIATGELGQLVPELIEALGGEMQLGAAPADAPPKAAAPTEELADESAPF; from the coding sequence GTGTCCGTCTTCAAGAACGTCATCGTCTATCGCATCGAATCCACGTGGTCGCAAACGCTCACTGACGCCGAGCAGCGCCTGGACGCCTTTCGCTTCGTGCCGTGCAGCCCTTCGCAGGAGAAAGCCGCCGGCTGGACCGAGCCCCGCGGCGAGGCGCATGGGCCGCTGGTCGAATCCGTGGGCGGCCAGTGGCTGCTCGAGTACATGATCGAGAGCAAGACCCTGCCGGGCTCCGTAGTGCGACGCAAGGTCGAGGAACGCGCCGCGCAGATCGAGGCCACCACCGGGCGCAAGCCCGGCAAGAAGGAGAAGAAGGAGCTCAAGGAAGACATCACGCAGGAGCTGCTGCCGCTGGCCTTCACCCGCCACGTGCGCATCGCGGTCTGGATCGATCCGGCCGCGCGCCGGCTGGTCGTGAATGCGAGCAACGCAGCGCGCGCCGACGAGGTCGTGACCAGCCTGGTGAAGGCGCTCGAAGGCTTTGCCGTGGCACAGATCAACACGCAAGTGGAGCCGGCTGTCGCCATGTCGGATTGGCTGTCGACACAGGAGCCGCCGGCCGGCTTCACCATCGACCGCGAATGCGAGCTCAAGGCCACCGACGAATCGAAGGCGGTGGTGCGCTACGCCAAGCACCCGCTGGACATCGACGAGGTCCGCCAGCACATCGCGGACGGCAAGCGGCCCACGCGCCTGGCCATGACGTGGGACGACCGCGTGTCCTTCGAGCTGACCGAGGGCATGCAGCTGCGCAAGATCGTGTTCCTCGAAGGCACGCTCGACGAGGCGCCGGGCTCGGCCAAGGAAGACAACTTCGACGCCGATGCCGCGATCGCGACCGGCGAGCTCGGGCAGCTGGTGCCGGAGCTGATCGAGGCGCTGGGCGGCGAAATGCAGCTGGGAGCGGCGCCGGCCGATGCCCCACCAAAGGCCGCAGCGCCCACGGAAGAACTGGCCGACGAGTCGGCGCCGTTCTAG
- a CDS encoding zinc-finger domain-containing protein, producing MSANAVIELSAQDLNHQGGVFCPNPKADMKLWSAHPKVYLDVARTGEAKCPYCGTVYRLRAGEAVGHRH from the coding sequence ATGAGTGCCAACGCCGTGATCGAACTGTCGGCCCAGGACCTGAACCACCAGGGCGGGGTGTTCTGCCCCAACCCAAAGGCTGACATGAAGCTGTGGAGCGCGCACCCCAAGGTCTACCTGGACGTGGCGCGCACCGGCGAGGCCAAGTGCCCTTACTGCGGAACCGTCTACCGGCTCAGGGCCGGCGAGGCGGTGGGGCATCGCCACTGA
- the radA gene encoding DNA repair protein RadA: MAKEKTLFVCSECGGTSPKWLGRCPSCGAWNTLIEQVAAAAAGGSNNRFGAPFASLAGSSELAMLSEIEAGEVPRTPTGLDELDRVLGGGIVDGGVTLIGGDPGIGKSTLLLQAVDALQRAGRNALYVTGEESGAQVALRSRRLGLEQSQVQVLAEIQLEKILATLDATRPAIAVIDSIQTVYSDQLTSAPGSVAQVRECAAHLTRFAKASGTAVVLVGHVTKEGALAGPRVLEHMVDTVLYFEGDTHSSFRLVRAIKNRFGAVNEIGVFAMTERGLKGVANPSAIFLSQHAEPVPGSVVLVTLEGTRPMLVEIQALVDDGGPSPRRLSVGLDRDRLAMLLAVLHRHAGVACMDQDVFVNAVGGVRISEPAADLAVMLAITSSLRGKPLPKGFIAFGEVGLAGEVRPAPRGQERLREAAKLGFSVAVVPKANAPRKGAKEIEGLTIHAVERIEEAMEVVRSLD; this comes from the coding sequence ATGGCCAAGGAAAAAACTCTCTTCGTCTGCTCCGAGTGCGGCGGTACCAGCCCCAAGTGGCTCGGCCGCTGCCCCAGCTGCGGTGCCTGGAACACGCTGATCGAGCAGGTGGCCGCGGCGGCGGCCGGCGGCAGCAACAACCGCTTCGGCGCGCCCTTCGCATCGCTCGCCGGCTCGTCCGAGCTGGCGATGCTGTCGGAGATCGAAGCTGGCGAGGTCCCGCGCACGCCCACCGGGCTGGATGAGCTCGACCGCGTGCTGGGCGGCGGCATCGTCGACGGCGGCGTCACGCTGATCGGGGGCGACCCGGGCATCGGCAAGTCCACGCTGCTGCTGCAGGCGGTCGATGCGCTGCAGCGCGCGGGGCGCAACGCGCTCTATGTCACCGGCGAGGAGAGCGGCGCCCAGGTAGCGCTGCGCTCGCGGCGGCTCGGCCTGGAGCAGTCGCAGGTGCAGGTGCTGGCCGAGATCCAGTTGGAGAAGATCCTCGCCACGCTGGACGCCACGCGGCCGGCGATCGCGGTGATCGATTCGATCCAGACCGTGTACTCCGACCAGCTGACCTCGGCCCCCGGCTCGGTGGCGCAGGTGCGCGAATGCGCGGCCCACCTCACGCGCTTCGCCAAGGCCAGCGGCACGGCGGTGGTGCTGGTGGGCCACGTGACCAAGGAGGGCGCGCTGGCCGGCCCGCGCGTGCTCGAGCACATGGTCGACACGGTGCTGTACTTCGAAGGCGACACGCATTCGAGCTTTCGCCTCGTGCGCGCCATCAAGAACCGCTTCGGCGCGGTCAACGAGATCGGCGTGTTCGCGATGACCGAGCGCGGCCTCAAGGGCGTGGCCAATCCCAGCGCGATCTTCCTGAGCCAGCATGCCGAGCCGGTGCCCGGCAGCGTCGTGTTGGTCACGCTCGAAGGCACGCGGCCGATGCTGGTCGAGATCCAGGCGCTGGTCGATGACGGCGGGCCGAGTCCGCGGCGGCTGTCGGTCGGCCTCGACCGCGACCGGCTCGCCATGCTGCTGGCGGTGCTGCACCGCCATGCGGGCGTGGCCTGCATGGACCAGGACGTGTTCGTCAATGCGGTGGGCGGCGTGCGCATCAGCGAGCCGGCGGCCGACCTGGCGGTGATGCTGGCCATCACCTCCAGCCTGCGCGGCAAGCCGCTGCCCAAGGGCTTCATCGCGTTTGGCGAGGTGGGCTTGGCCGGCGAGGTGCGGCCCGCGCCGCGCGGGCAGGAGCGGCTGCGCGAAGCCGCCAAGCTGGGCTTCAGCGTGGCGGTGGTGCCCAAGGCCAACGCGCCCCGCAAGGGCGCCAAGGAGATCGAGGGGCTGACGATCCACGCGGTGGAGCGTATCGAGGAAGCGATGGAGGTGGTCCGCAGTCTCGATTGA
- a CDS encoding Bug family tripartite tricarboxylate transporter substrate binding protein, protein MIKTPRLAAALLALCASMLALDAPAQSYPNRQVRWVVGYPAGGGTDFLARTAGAQLSQQLGQPVVIDNRPGAAAMIASEHVARAAPDGYTVFSADNGVLVYNPVLYKKVPYDAEKDFALLGMMGRSALVITAGPNAGFADAKALLAELKRSPGKYSIGTPGNGSPHHLALELFQREAGVSLLHVPYKGGAPAMQDLLAGQVPLIVLDLPSGVGAVKAGKITPLIALSAERMPQLPNVPTAKELGFANVEAYAWQGLVAPAATPKDVQARLGAELGKTMNDPAVRQKLFEAGWEARPADAAEMARYAESERKKWHALIKARDIKLD, encoded by the coding sequence ATGATCAAGACACCGAGACTCGCCGCAGCCCTGCTCGCACTTTGTGCATCGATGCTCGCCCTCGATGCCCCTGCCCAGTCCTACCCGAACCGGCAGGTGCGCTGGGTGGTCGGCTATCCGGCCGGCGGTGGCACCGACTTCCTCGCGCGCACCGCCGGCGCCCAGCTCTCGCAGCAGCTCGGCCAGCCGGTCGTCATCGACAACCGGCCTGGCGCCGCCGCCATGATCGCCTCGGAGCACGTGGCGCGCGCGGCGCCCGACGGCTACACCGTGTTCTCGGCCGACAACGGCGTGCTCGTCTACAACCCCGTGCTCTACAAGAAGGTGCCCTACGACGCCGAGAAGGATTTCGCGCTGCTCGGCATGATGGGCCGCTCGGCGCTGGTCATCACCGCCGGGCCCAACGCCGGCTTCGCGGACGCCAAGGCGCTGCTCGCCGAGCTCAAGCGCTCGCCGGGCAAGTACAGCATCGGGACGCCCGGCAACGGCAGCCCGCACCATCTGGCGCTCGAGCTGTTCCAGCGCGAGGCGGGCGTCTCGCTGCTGCATGTTCCGTACAAGGGCGGCGCGCCGGCCATGCAGGACCTGTTGGCCGGGCAGGTGCCGCTGATCGTGCTGGATCTGCCGAGCGGCGTGGGCGCCGTCAAGGCCGGCAAGATCACGCCGCTGATCGCCCTGTCGGCCGAACGCATGCCGCAGCTGCCCAACGTGCCGACCGCCAAGGAGCTCGGCTTTGCCAATGTCGAGGCCTACGCCTGGCAGGGGCTGGTGGCGCCGGCCGCGACGCCCAAGGACGTGCAGGCCCGGCTCGGCGCCGAACTCGGCAAGACCATGAACGATCCGGCCGTGCGGCAAAAACTGTTCGAGGCCGGCTGGGAGGCACGCCCGGCCGACGCCGCCGAGATGGCGCGCTACGCCGAATCGGAGCGCAAGAAGTGGCACGCGCTGATCAAGGCGCGCGACATCAAGCTGGACTGA
- a CDS encoding fumarylacetoacetate hydrolase family protein — MRHARIAFEGVEQAAIERDGRLLLDDGRSIAFDDALWLPPLAPTPRPRTILALGLNYADHAKELEFKAPEEPLVFVKGQSTLIGHRQKTRRPADVSFMHYECELAVVIGRTARKVRRNDAYDFIAGYTVANDYAIRDYLENWYRPNLRVKNRDTCTPIGPWLVDAQDVPDPMSLALQTTVNGKVTQSGNTKDMIFDVPFLIEYFSGFMTLAPGDLILTGTPDGVVDCRPGDVVVTEIEHIGALVNTITAV, encoded by the coding sequence ATGAGGCACGCACGCATCGCCTTCGAAGGCGTCGAACAGGCCGCCATCGAGCGCGACGGCCGGCTGCTGCTGGACGACGGCCGCAGCATCGCCTTCGATGACGCGCTGTGGCTGCCGCCGCTGGCACCCACGCCGCGCCCGCGCACCATCCTCGCACTCGGCCTGAACTACGCCGACCATGCGAAGGAGCTGGAATTCAAGGCGCCGGAGGAGCCGCTGGTCTTCGTCAAGGGCCAGAGCACGCTCATCGGGCATCGCCAGAAAACGCGGCGCCCGGCCGATGTGTCCTTCATGCATTACGAATGCGAGCTCGCGGTCGTGATCGGAAGGACGGCGCGCAAGGTCCGGCGCAATGACGCCTACGACTTCATCGCCGGCTACACCGTGGCCAACGACTACGCGATCCGCGATTACCTGGAGAACTGGTACCGCCCCAACCTGCGCGTGAAGAACCGCGACACCTGCACGCCCATCGGCCCCTGGCTGGTGGATGCGCAGGACGTGCCCGACCCGATGTCCCTCGCACTGCAGACCACCGTCAACGGAAAGGTCACGCAGTCGGGCAACACGAAGGACATGATCTTCGACGTGCCCTTCCTGATCGAGTATTTCTCAGGCTTCATGACGCTCGCGCCCGGCGACCTGATCCTCACCGGCACCCCCGACGGCGTGGTCGATTGCAGGCCGGGCGACGTGGTCGTTACGGAGATCGAGCACATCGGCGCGTTGGTCAACACGATCACCGCAGTTTGA